A stretch of DNA from Cryptomeria japonica chromosome 4, Sugi_1.0, whole genome shotgun sequence:
TAATAATCAAATTATCTTATTTTAGACACCTTCAATATATATGAGGAGGGTCTTATAGTGGAGCAGGACTTTTCAAAGTTATCAGAATGAACTTTTTATTGGAGCACTTAAATAGTCACATGATATTCCCAAGAAGTATTCCTTACCCCATGTCTCCATGCGGTCATGCATATCTTTTATTTTAATGGAGCAGTAGCGGCTTAAATATTGGAAATAAGAAACAATGCTTATTAAAAAATAACACATGGCTTCACCATATTTTTTCTCTcctttttatttgcctacaaattTTACTTGCAAGAAATATTAATAATTTCATTTAAGAGGATTGCTTAAAAATAACAAACATTTTTACCCTCCATGGGGCCACCAGCTCCACAAACCACTACTAGCCAAAATAGCAAAGCAGCCATCTGCCCACACCATTAAAACATGCTTATTACACAATTTTTGATGTGACACACTATTTAAATATATGAACCTGAAAATTAAAATGCTCACTTCACTAGAAAACTTGACAAATTGATGTACAGAATTAAGAAAGATTTGAAAGATCCACGTAAAATTTTAAAAGACGTCAAATTAAGATGCTCTACTATATGACCTTATAAATTTAATGAAACTTAAATATATAACACCCtcttaaaaagaacttaaatgtTCAAACATACCACCAAAAAAGGAAATGACATCAAAAGGAACTTAAATGTTCAAACATCCCCCCAAGAAAGGAATTGacacaatttaatttaaaaatgatgttttgttttAATATAATGGAATTTACAGAGCGGGTAATGACGTCCATGTCTTATACAAAAACGGTGGAAATTCGAAACTTCATCATTAtttggaaataaaagaaaagaaaaagacgaCACTAATGGAGTGCTTACAAGAATCTGTTATTCAGCCGACTCGAATACAAAAAAAGAATTATCTCCTTCAGCGGCTATCTTCTCCTAAAACCAGCGGTGTCTCCTCAAGCGTAACAGAGCAACACACAAATAATACCCAATTCATGCATATAATAATACCTTGATTAGCTGAATATATAAACCAGATTATTAGCATATGATGTAGAGCTATAATAGAGTTGAATAGCAGAGGTAAAGACACGTGGAGATAAGACCAAACTGAATTTGGTGGAATTAGGTATGCCGCACttcattttttttaacttttgtGGAAAGAAAAAGCACATGAAAGCAGATGTTTGGGCCCCTCAATTTCCTAACAACCAACGACAGGGCCTCTTGAATTCTAGCTTTACAAATTTAATATAAgagaataaagaaaataaaatattggttGAAATGTTATTTTCAGTATTTGTGATTTTAAAGTTGTTAGTGTTATCGTGAGTATTCATAATTGAATAAAATGTATTTCGAAGAATTATTAAGTAGTCAATAATGTGATGTAACATCAATATCTTAGTACACAACTAGTGGTATCTTGTCTTGGGGCAATTTTAgacacatcaaccaaaaatatgttgatatggcatcatatttgatgatttaACTTTTAATCTCAATACTAAAGAGTTgcttaaaatgaaaaaaataatatttatactcgcaaagtaaaaaaaaatgttttgttttaatataataaatttaagAGATTCACTAATGACAATAATTTCTTACGGAAAATCTGCAGAAATTTGAAATTTCAACTATAATTTGAGAAAAAGATTATGCCTTTTTACGATAATGGCTTGGTCGTAGGAATCTGTTGTTCAACTAACTAGAATACAAATAGTTTAAGAGAAGAGAAAAAGTCCAATACATTGTTTGGTTTACCGGCTCTATGCTTCAAAAAGAAGCGACGTTTGATGAAGCGTAACTGGACAACAAACAAACAATATTCTTTCTCGCCCATTTCTAAACAGACAACCATCATTATCTCCCAACATCTCCCAAACGCCTCTGCTGAAATCAAACAAGCAAACGCGCCTTCTGCTCACATAATTTGATTTGCTGAATATATAAATCAAATCCCCCGCGCTTCTGCATTCGATATACTCTGCATATGATGAGTATTCATCAtcttcttcctcctctgtttcTTTGCCTGcaatcaatttcaacatttcaccAGGCATTCGTAATTCCGTGCCCTTCTTACACTCCTTCTTATTCTCCTCCACAATACACATCTGGAAACTTATTTCTCCATTCTCCATGATTAATCCCGCTATAACCAGTCCAACCTTGCACGCTAAACAGAAGTATTTAACACATTGCGAAGAAGAAGAAGACGACGCCAATGATCCCACGCTCATTACCTTTCCCCATCGCTTGCTCTGCAACTCAAAACAACAGCAATCTCCCTTAAATTTCTCCAAAACATAAACTTTTCCATTAAAGACAGCCGAAGAAAGCCAGGTGGACGAAGCGCTATGTTTGAATTCCCCTGGCAAAGGATCGCACATTTCCGATTCCCCCGATTTCAGGTCAAGCATCTCCACACTCAATGGATTTTCTTCCAACTGATGAACTCCCCCAATCACAATCACTTCCCCTCCATCGTAGCAAAGGAGCGGATTCTGTCGCGACACGCGCAAAGCCGCAGCACTCTCTCGCCATTTTCGCGGATTCAAGAAACTATCCGTGAATTTTAAGCGGTCGCCCGAAACGGAAAACAGAAATTCGTTGCCTTCCATAAAGATCGCGTCTTGTTCATTGGAATAAAGGCTTAATGGCGGCAAACGGATCCATCTGCAGGCCACGGGATCGAACCCTAGACCTCGTGTTTTCTTCGCTCCCAAAATAAATAGCCAGGGTTTGCATTTGTGAAGAGAATGCGAGAGCGCTCTTCGAATCGGACTGGAAGCGATGAAAGAGTACCATTGTTTGCAAACGAGAGCTGCTTTTGGAGCATCTGAGATAGAAAGGAAGGCCGTTATAACCTCTACCACATCATCTGGCAATGACTCTGAGATCGATGCTTCTGCCATTTTTCGTTATGGATCTTCTTACAAAAGTACCTTCAAATACAGAGTATTCCACCAACAATGGTTAACATGACAATTTTAATAGTTCATTCCAGACCATTAGCATAGAATTTAAAGCTGTAACAGAGCTAAATGACAGAAATAAAGGTAGGTGGAGGAAAGATCGTAGCATATCTCCGTCAAAGTCTTGGAACCAACCGACCTAAAGTTGTTGGAACAGATACGCTGCACTTCATATTTTTAAACTTTTGTTGAATCCAGTGACTATGAAAGTGGATATTTTGACCTGTCATATTCCTAATCCAATTACTCGGCCTCCATTAACTATGGTTTTAAAGTCGAGCTTCAAGAATTTTGGTCTGTATGAAAGTGAAATGTTGTAGTTGAATGTTATATCACAGTTGAGGGAAGTTGATAGATTTGGATAAGGAATACGAAGTCGTGATGTGGATAAGTTAATCAGATGACTCGGTCGTACCTACTTTCGTTTGAGAAGTTCAACTGGTCACTCTTCATTAGTGTATTTATTTGGCATGGTTTTGGGCGTGCTTTTATTAGTGTATTATTATATTGAAATTGTTTTTCTTTAATTGGTTTAAATAATTTGTATCTATTGGATTTTCTAattcattttttatataaatatttttaaattttttttaagtcattaaaataatatttagtatgttttaatatatctttgataaatatattagtatatattttctatatagtatataattaaatcaaatattagatacaagataaataaataattttaatattataaatattattaatatattcaagtctacatatacaataatataattaaaattatcatattaggattaaatacattttttttttttttttttgatcgataattggccgaagcctgaatagcttttgactggagctatgaaccagtggggacacagtagggggccccatccccattacatttctttgaattattattattattattattattattattattatgtttgattagattgaccccaagaccttccccatcctatggaaggccaagagtcacaacttagaattccacttcagatgtccctattgggagttgaacttgggtctccacagtgagaacccaatgttttaaccagttaagctcaaccccttggatagGATTAAATACatttttgatattaaaagaaaatcaaaattaaatatgttaattatatacaatcaatgaataataaaattatatttaataatatattagtaagattaaatatattaaattattaaaatataaaaaaattagaaattaaagtttcaataaattatttaatattatgcatattattaacttatttaattataatctaagttatatttataacataaatgaaatacaatattatatatccttatcatataatattaaatctatataatgcaataatataatctaaaatattgtataaagattaatatgttaattataaataatttattaataataacattactcaaaatatataataataaatctattattaatagttatattaatttttttcattaaataattattaattgaaattaagattattattattaattttatgattataatttaaataaatgattataacttaatttataattcttaattatattataactttaatcttaattcttgtttattattataattctaaaattattaTAATAATGATTAGGATTAAAATTAGGTTTCTTAATAAGAGTTAGTGTTagaataagggttaaggttagggttaaaaataaggttcaaataaagaggttttcttcctggttctttccccctactGCTCTCACTGAACcaggccttgtattctcctattttgattaatacaagagTGTTGCCCCTCTGTAACTATTtacttattataaaaaataaaaataaataaggttcaaattatttctaaattaaGATTAGATTGAGGCTTAGACATAGATTCAGAACTAgggttaatttaaaaaaaaaaaaaggattaggGTTGTATTTAATGTTAGATTTCAAGTTAGAATTAGGCTAGTGTACAAATTATGTTATGGTTAGAATTAAGGTTATTGTTGATATTTGAATCAGTTATAGATATTATTGTAATTTAATAACTATGTTATAATTATGGACATTCTCTATTATATTAAATTACAAGAATATCTAATCTCAAATTATTATCCAACCTACCTCTAAACAAATTTTTTATTATTGCAATACCAAaaaaggcaagtactagccactatgtagCACTTGTTCATGTATGTTTTAGGATTTAGTTGTGCATTTTAATatagtattttttattaaaaaaatagttttttaacaGTAAAGTTTTTGTAACatactttttttatttaatttgtgtttattttaaggtgaatattataatataaatatatctatTGATAAATGATATAAGTTTTTTCAAAGTAGGTTTTCATGTCACACATGCACGTACgttcacatacacacacatatatgcatatatatactctATATTTTTTGGACATCTTTATATATTCATTCTATCTAATtgtttattatatatatgtatatatattaaagTTTCCTAATTTGATTTGGCCCCTTTCACGTTTTAAGACAAGCTCATGATTACAAGGTCATCCTCATAATCATAAACTCATATTTCCTGAAATTCAAAATTGGTCAATGCCTACATCTATCATTTCTTCCTAACATTGATTAAACATAGGTTTATGTGATGTGTTGTTATGTCCTTatatttaaaggcattcaatataTTCATTTTGGACCATTGTCTTGGGACTCAATCTAATAGTGCCAAAATCTTTGAGTCCCATCTCCTTTGTGTATTTAGGACTCATTTTTTATATGTGTCTCTATTGGTCAAATTTTATTAATTGTTGGTCTACTTGATATCTCACATTACTATCATATGTTACAAGTTGCAAAAATTATATCAAATTCCTATCTTGACATGATTTCCCTCAAAACCTTGCACTCTGACACTTATACTAAGTTGCCTTTTCAAGTCATAGGTTTAGTCATCTTTTTGCCAAGATACCTTACGACATGACTTCCTTAATAGCCCCAATCCTAAATCTCTAACACTTTCTTTTAGAATCAAAgctataagatttccacaatccattcaaatattgatAGCAATTTTTGGATTTGACTgtgttgagatttttttttttaattaatactaCCTTCTAGAGATATTTTATTATAGTTATAGAAATGGGAATAGTCCTACCATGATAAATTGGGCATGAGTTTTAAATTATCCCCAGCTCTTGACACCCAACATTTTCCATTGTGTAATCATATCGAATTTAAGATTTTTGACCTATTCTTACTTGCATTCATTGTTGGATGAATTCCTTAGAATCTTGTACCCTTAATTCTTGACAATTTCCTTCACATATCCTCTTCGAGAAAATGATGCATAGATACCCTTACTTTCTTTGTTTTGCATAAGTTATGTTGTATCCTTAATCCTCAATCTTTAACAATGTAAAACTCTCATGTTTTGCACTATTCACTCCAACCTATTTCTTCACACAACCCAATTCATAATTAATGACTAGATTTGATGTCATAACTACTCTAAGAATTTGTTTTTTAGAAAGATGAAGGAGATCAACACTTATCCTCTACAAGCTATATAGAAAGATAAGTCCtaccacttttttttttcttgtgtaCATTCTGAAAAATTTAATAATCATGAAAATAATTGTTTTTTGTAGTTTAGTGAAAATGGTTGTGTTCATTTAGTAGTGGGTTCTGTATTCGAAAAGAATAAAATTTTGGATAAATGATTAGTGTTGTGACTATAAGTTGTGAAATCTCTCTTTTGGGTCCTCTCTCACTTTATCTAATTAAAAAAAGACTCAAAAAAGGAGAAAATGCAAATGCATGACCCATAGATTTCATCCATCCTGTTTAATTAGCACTAGACAAGGCAAATGCAGTATTGTGTGGGATAGGAAATGCACCATCTATAATTTCCAGCTCCACTTCTATTCCCCTCATTACATTTACTAGTTGAGTGGAAGAAGGAAAAATTAATAGACTCATAGCTTCTACCCTACTCCCTCTCTTTTACTTTCATGCCTAAGTCTTAGCGATTAGGTTTGTTGTTTATTTCAAATTGGAGGTTAAAGAATATAGAAAAAAATTGTGCACATCAAAATGATCTAGCATACCCCGTAAAAGTGCCATGTGAGTAGAAGTAAAGGCATGCTTGGGTGATAGAAAGGAACCgctaaatgataatgaaaatacaaGTTGCTAAGCTTGCAAACTTTGTTACACAAAAATAAGGAACAAATCAGTGAGCCTAGGAATTATGTGGAAAAGTAGGAGTGTGTTAGGTAATTGACTATTCATGCGAAGACTCATTTCAATTAATCCAACAATGCAGTAAATCAACCAGGGTATGATATTATCATACCTATATATTAAATTATCTCATATTAAAGGAAGAAGTTACACCTACATATAATCCACATGTGAAAATTATGTATAAAAATATAAATCGTATTACTATGGTACAAGCTACACTTAAACCCTCAATATTGTGTATAAAACATTTGTAATACCTAAAACAATTGGATTAGCCTAACAATTTCATTATTAATGTATTAAATAAATAGGCACTCATTTCAAGGCCAATATGTTCATAagctattaatatgtcaaaataatataacGAGACCATATACAAGTTAAtgaatattttagaaaaaaataaacaataaattgaatggACATAAAAATTATTACGTACATCAATCTAAATATTGTTTTATGCATATGATATATATGCAAATTTCACCAAGGTCGTCAATAAATTATgggattaaaaataaaaataaaattagaatggaTATTAGGAGGAATGAGGATGAGTTTGTAACTTAATTTTCATAGCTACAAATTATATATAATGCTAATCATGTGGTAGATTAAAAAATCGAGTAAACATCCGACCATATAAATGTAAGTATACTTAATTTATATACAAACATGACCATTACATAGTGTGTCATTCCTTATTTTTAGGAACTATTAAATTCAAAAAATTCACCAAGGTTATAAAAATGATTCTTGCCTAAAATTCTTGTGACCTTGTGTCCACCCATTCTAAATAATTTAGGCATATTGACCCCTACAAGTATGAGTTTGTTCCTCATTACATCTTATGGCCTTGTAAAGAATGAAATGTCCATAAATATTGAAGGCTAATACATCTACAAGTGTGGTTAGTCATAATCTTAAAGGAGTGGCCATTCTTGGTGTGTAGGCTAAACTTTCTTATGCCACCGAGCTTAGTTAGGAATCTTGATCTTAAAATTTTGACTTGTCACTACTCTCCTTATTGGAAATCCGCTACTTAGTTTTCATCCATTAATCACATGAACAATTATTTCATCCTTGTCATATGTAATCTACCACATTCGTGGATTAATATATTTATGTAGCTATGAACATATAGGTATATCTTAACTATGCATTATCTTGACCATTTTAATTAGCATACTCTAAATATTGGACTAACTAAACATGCTTACTTGTTTGGGCACATTTGAACCCCATGGAATAGTAACATCACCCACAATATCTCAACCTTATTCTTAATGCTGAAGTAATGAGATGATGGGATTAGTAAAGGACTAAGATGATTGTTAGGAAGAGATTTGTACAAATAATAAACCAACCATAATTAACATTCCTTAATTTCATCGATGAGTTGTTACACCTAATAGGTAGATAATAAGTAGTAGCTTCAAGAATACAATCGAATCATTGTGTTAGACTTGTAACTATTTTAAGttgttgcaaaaaaataaaattgggtcTTGTAAATGTGGGCATTATATCACACCTCATTATTATAGAGAAGGCATAGAATTCTTTGCTTCTCCTTTACCTCCACCTTATCCTTAATTACCTTTGAACATACAAAATCACTCTCCTTCACATGATATTGGCTTAGTACCTAAGAAAATTTTTCTTTATCTAAAGAAGACCAAATCTTGTTATGACTCCTAAGACTATTTGATCATTCTTCTACATTTGAAAGATTATGAAGCTTGACCACAAAGATTTATTGTCTTTTTCTATTATCATATGTATGGCTATACTACTAGTAGTTGTAGAGCCTTTGAGAAATAAGTTACAAAACTTGTTAATAATGGTACAATTCCTATAACAGATGATATTgacttttttattaatttgatttcTCATGTAATTGGATAATATTTTttacctattatgttgctcctcaatATGTGACATTACTAGCTTTCCTTTTTGGGACTCGTTGTCATTCATGCTGGTACAATTTCCTCTACAATCATACTTTTGTAGAAACATAATAGCCCATTTAATCTTGTCTATTCAATAGGGGAAAGAGTAGTTTAGCAACACTTATCCTTCATAAGGTTCCACTTTCCTCTTTTGAAAATTTGTCTTTTATAAAATATATCCTTCCTTTCATAGAATTGTATTTCCTTCTTGCTTGGAGGTATacatccttgattaggacctcttccttTCTTTAAAGTGTGCATTCTTTATCAATAAACCCCTCTCCTTGAACTTGGTAAGGTGTCTATCTTTTCTTAGGACATCCTCCCCCTCTTACTATTAAATATGTCAACTTTTCTTGAAGATATCCTTTCTTTATGGAGAAAGATATTCTTAAAGACAAAGATCTATTCCTCCCTCTTTGATAGTTATGAATTCTTAATAAGGATTCTTTTGCCTTTGTTGCAAAATGTTTCATTCACAATAATCTCTTCCTTACTTTAATGTTTGCATCCTTTATAAGGATATACTACTAGCTTAGATTCACACATTTTGttgaggatatctccttggtgatgaaggtgtttTTTATTGATATGGATCTTTATTTCCCTTAGAATATCAACATGTCAATATTTTGACATCCTAAGGGGGTATATCATGTCTCCTTGTTTCTTGTTGTGTTCATTGATGTACTTTTGAAGTGGTGGTGTTGTGTTGCATAATAGCCCTTGAGGCATGGTTTTCAATCTATCTTTAGCAACTTTAATGGAATATAACGTTCTTTGATCATCTAGTGTAGTGTGGCTTACTAGTTTGATCCTTGAAGATTGATGACCTATGACTCACCTAGCATAACCCAATATACTAGCCAGTGGCATCCATATGACTCATCCCAATCATTTAGCATAACACAACTCACTAGCTTGATCCTTCCTTGAACATGTTTTATGCTCCATAAAGCATTTTTCAACTAGAATAGCGAGGCTTGctagtttgaatttttttgttgcttTATGCTCCTTGAAGTGTGAGTCatctaacataacacaacttgttagaaTGATCATTGTTTATGCACTTTGAGGCATTGGTTACCTAGTATAATGAGGTTTTCTAGTGTAATCATTTGTTGCAATACACTGATCACACAATTTTTTTCTAGTTGAATTTTAtccttccatggatcacctagtataAGACAACTTTCTAGCCAATAGAATCCATTCCCTTCCATGGATCAcgcaacataacacaacttgttggctAGTATAATTCATGTCATAAACATGAATCACTTAACATAACATAACTTGTTGGCCATCGAAGTTCATGGTTTTTCTATGGACCCttagcataacataacttgctagttgttggatcatAAGATGCTCGTTGTCTCATCACAAATTGGTATATGTTGTTGTCTCTTTTTAGAAGTCTTCTTGTGATTTTGTAATAGCATTCCAAGTAGTGATTGAGACAAtcttgatatcaaggtctcttcaactagttgacttggagcctttctTTATGATACTAACCCTCTTTTGAGtccttttgttttctttgttttgtttcatTTTGCTTTGTCTATTGTGTCCAAGAAATATTCTTATATTTGTCTCTTTGCTTTCTCTACCAAAGATGTTTTCAAGCAACTAAAATAGAACTCCAAGAGAAAAATAAAGTGTTTTATTAGTTTAGTCAT
This window harbors:
- the LOC131065460 gene encoding F-box/kelch-repeat protein At3g24760-like is translated as MAEASISESLPDDVVEVITAFLSISDAPKAALVCKQWYSFIASSPIRRALSHSLHKCKPWLFILGAKKTRGLGFDPVACRWIRLPPLSLYSNEQDAIFMEGNEFLFSVSGDRLKFTDSFLNPRKWRESAAALRVSRQNPLLCYDGGEVIVIGGVHQLEENPLSVEMLDLKSGESEMCDPLPGEFKHSASSTWLSSAVFNGKVYVLEKFKGDCCCFELQSKRWGKVMSVGSLASSSSSSQCVKYFCLACKVGLVIAGLIMENGEISFQMCIVEENKKECKKGTELRMPGEMLKLIAGKETEEEEDDEYSSYAEYIECRSAGDLIYIFSKSNYVSRRRVCLFDFSRGVWEMLGDNDGCLFRNGRERILFVCCPVTLHQTSLLFEA